Part of the Spirochaeta isovalerica genome, AACACACTAATGGACCGCAATATTCTGCAATTTACATCGCAGGGTGAATATGTCAATTTCATTGGAATGGAAGGTACAGGCGGGCAGCCTTTCCCTTATATCGAAGATCTGTGGATAAGTGATAAATCGGAACTTATCGTCTTATACAGGACGCGAAGCAGCGATGACGAATCCTGGTATGTGAACTGGTACACTCCATCCGGGACGCTCCGTTATTCCGTTGAGATAAGGGAATCGGTTATCCCCATGCCTGCCGGGGAGACGGATCTTTCCATCAGCCTGGACAGCATTCTTCCCGATCTGAGCCATTACGAAATTTTTCTTAAAATGACTTACTTCAGAAGTGCCGATCAAGCTAGCAGTGATGAGGTAAGCGAGATATTCGGGGGAACTTTGAATTTTTCCGTTGCCGAAAAAAAATGGCATGACTGGACCCGGCTTCCCGAAAATACGCTGGAAGTTGACGGGATTATGATCGATTCACCTTACAGTCTGATCGGTACAGCAAAGGGAAAGCAGTTCTTCCTGAGTCTGAGTGAGAATTCCATGTACTCTCTTCTTATTCGGGACGAAGAAGGTTTGTTTTCCGAAGAATACCGTCTCCTGATGGATGACCGCGAGATTCTCAACACTGATTTTTATCTTTCCGATGCAGGGATTCTCTGCGCAATGGTTTATACTGATAGCGAAGCCAGAATTATATGGTGGCGAACTGATAAATTATTGGAGATCAATGACGAAAATGGCTGAGAACTGGGAAACCGCCGGGCTGGATGACTCTCATTATCACAGCAGCAGAAAAGAGCGTCACCATATGGGGAACATCAAAGAACCGGTGGAAAAAAAGGGATTCTTTGCCAGAAATCCTTCATTCCGGATTGTTCTGATTGATTTAATTTTCATAGTCATTATTTCCGGTGTTATTGTCCCTTTTATTTATAAAAGAGAAGGCACAGTCACAATAGAAGAATACAGTTTGAAGCTGAAGACTTTTCAATTTGATGATCAGATCATGGCAACGCTGACTATAAGAAACAAAAAAGACAGCGGAGATTCCAATTCCCTGATAGAAGCACTTTTTTATATGGAAGAATCTGAAGCAGGCATTACAGCACAGGATCTTCTGCCCGATGAAAAGGAGGAGAGGATTCTTAAAGCAGCTTTACCTGACGACGGAAGCGGATATGTCTATTGCAGAATTGAAATGCGCGGTATTACAAAAGTGCTGAAGAAAAAAATCTCATAAATCAGAGACCTGCCCTGTTCATCGGGCATAAAGAATATTAAACTGATAAGGTAAG contains:
- a CDS encoding LIC_12708 family protein → MLNRSFFFISVSLILLLNSCGSKEVKTLEKVDLFSIPLGKLAEEIDYFQRESLRFSADNDMEMLNGFFYITNGRSGKLLKFNSYGDLLTLIYNPDRNPYPAELLSRQSDDSEVNRKVIPWQFNSPGALAVSEDSIFIVDKVAPNRQVKDKNTLMDRNILQFTSQGEYVNFIGMEGTGGQPFPYIEDLWISDKSELIVLYRTRSSDDESWYVNWYTPSGTLRYSVEIRESVIPMPAGETDLSISLDSILPDLSHYEIFLKMTYFRSADQASSDEVSEIFGGTLNFSVAEKKWHDWTRLPENTLEVDGIMIDSPYSLIGTAKGKQFFLSLSENSMYSLLIRDEEGLFSEEYRLLMDDREILNTDFYLSDAGILCAMVYTDSEARIIWWRTDKLLEINDENG